The sequence AACGCCGAGCCTCCGCGTCCTCCTGGCGTGAAGACCGCCACCGCGCGCGTGGATCCGGCCACCCTCCAGAAGGCCACGGACCTGGCGCCGTACATCGACCACACGCTGCTCAAGCCCGAGGCTCGCGCCGAGGACGTGGTGCGCGTGGCGGAAGAGGCCCGCCAGTACGGCTTCGCCACCGTGTGCGTGAACAGCTGCCACGTGGCCACCGCCGCGCGCGTGCTGGCCGGTTCGTCCGCCGTGCCCATCGCCGTGGTGGGCTTCCCGCTGGGCGCCGCGCTGTCGTCCGCGAAGGCCTTCGAGGCGCGCGAGGCCATCCGCGCGGGGGCCCGCGAAATCGACATGGTGATCAACCTGGGCGCGCTCAAGGCGCACGACTACCAGCGCGTGCACCAGGACATCGCCGAGGTGGTGCAGGCCAGCCACCCGCTGCCCGTGAAGGTCATCCTGGAGACGGGCCACCTCACGGACGAGGAGAAGGTCATCGCGTGCGCGCTGTCCAAGGCCGCGGGCGCCGCGTTCGTGAAGACGTCCACCGGCTTCGGGCCCGGCGGCGCCACGGTGAAGGACATCGAGCTCATGCGCGCGGTGGTGGGGGACGAGGTGGGCGTGAAGGCCTCCGGGGGCGTGCGCTCCGCGGAGGACGCCGTGAAGCTGATCCGCGCGGGCGCCAACCGCCTGGGCGCCTCCGCGTCCGTGGCCATCGTCACCGGGCAGATCTCCACCGCGCAGTACTGACCCTCTTTTCCGGAGCACGCACCGTGACCCCGAAGCAGCGAGAGGACTTCCTCCAGCAGTTGCTCGCGCTCCACGCGGAGCTGAGCGGGAAGACGCCCCTGCGCATCGAGCCCAACCGCACCGACGAGGCGCGCGTGGGCGGCGACGAGGACGAGCAGCCCCTCAACGAGATGATGCAGACCATCGCGTCCAGCCGGAACCGCAACACCGACGGCACGCTGGCGCGCGTGGTGAAGGCGCTGGGCAAGCTGCGCGAGGACCCGGACTCCTTCGGCGAGTGCGAGGAGTGCGGCGACGAGATTCCGCTGGGCCGGCTCAAGGCCATGCCCTACGCGGAGTTCTGCGTCGCCTGTCAGAACAACAAGGACGGCCCCAAGGGGCCGGTGCGCCGCAAGCACCTCACCGACTACAAGGGCTGAGAGCAGCCCCTTCTCCAACCACGAGGCAACGCGCGATGGACACGACCGGACTGAGGGAGCGGGCGGAGGCCTGGCGCAAGGCGGACCCGGATCCGGAGACCCAGGCGGAGCTGGCCAATGTGCTCGCGAAGCAGGACTGGGCGGACCTGGCGGACCGCTTCGCGCAGGACCTGGAGTTCGGCACCGCGGGCCTGCGCGGCGTGCTGGGCGCCGGCCCCAACCGGATGAACCGCGCCGTCGTGCGCCGCACCACCGCGGGCCTGGCGCGCTACCTCAAGGCCACCGTGCCGGACGTCACCACGCGCGGCGTGGTGGTGGGCCGCGACGCGCGCCGCCTGAGCAAGGAGCTGGCGGAGGACACCGCCGCCGTGTTCGTCGCGGAGGGCATCCCCGCGCACGTCTTCCCGGAGCCGGTGCCCACGCCCGTCACCGCGTTCGCCGTGCTGCACCTCAACGCCGCCGCCGCGGTGATGGTGACCGCCAGCCACAACCCGCCCGAGTACAACGGCTACAAGGTCTACTGGGGCAACGGCGCTCAAATCGTCCCGCCGCAGGACGTGGGCATCGCGGACGCCATCGCGAAGGTGGAGGCCGCGAACGCGGTCCCCCTGCTCACGCCCGCCGAAGGCCGCGCGAAGGGGCTGTGGCGCGACCTGCCGGAGGACGTGGGCAACGCGTACCTGCGCGCCATCCTGGACCTGCGCCTGTACCGCAAGGGCAGCGACACGCTGTCCATCGTCTACACCGCCATGCACGGCGTGGGCGGCGCGTGGGCGGCGCTCGCGCTCAAGGAGGCGGGCTTCCCGCGCGTGACGCCGGTGGCCGAGCAGCAGCAGCCCGACGGCCGCTTCCCCACCGTGCGCTTCCCGAACCCCGAAGAGCCGGGCGCCATGGACCTGTCGCTCGCCACCGCGGAGCGCGTGAAGGCGGACCTGGTGCTCGCGAACGACCCGGACGCGGATCGGCTGGCGGTGATGGCGCGGGATGCCTCCGGGAAGCTGCGCCTGCTCACCGGCAACGAAGTCGGCGTGCTCCTGGGCCACTACGTCCTCACGCAGGGGACGAAGCGCGCGCGCCCGCACGTCGTCACCACCATCGTGTCCTCCACGCAGCTGGGCGAAATCGCGCGCGGGCTGGACGCCGCGTACGACGAGGTGCTCACCGGCTTCAAGTGGATCGCCAACCGCGCGCTGGAGCGCACCGCGAAGGAAGGCACGCAGTTCGTCTTCGGCTACGAGGAGGCGCTCGGCTACACCGTGGGCACCGCCACGCGCGACAAGGACGGTGTGGGCGCGGCGCTGGTGATGGCGGACCTGGCCGCGTGGTGCGAGGCGCGCGGCGTGACGGTGCTGGGCTACCTGGAGGAGATCCAGCGCCGTTTCGGCCTGCACGTGGGCGCCCAGCGCAACGTGACGCTGCCTGGCGCCGCCGGGGCGCAGACCATCCGCGCCATCATGGAGGCCTTCCGCGCGTCTCCGCCGAAGGACATTGGCGGCACCCGCGTGAGCGCCGTGCGCGACTACCAGAAGGGCGAGGGCGGCCTGCCCCCGTCCAACGTCGTCGCCTTCGCGCTGGAGGGCGGCGGCCGCGTCACCCTGCGTCCGTCCGGCACCGAGCCGAAGATCAAATACTACTTCGAGCACAAGGAGACGCCCGGCCCCGGCGAGCCGCTCCCCCAGGCCCGCCAGCGCGCGGAGGCGAAGCTGGGCGCCCTCATCGACGCTTTTCTCGCCCTGGCCCGTGATCGCGGCCAGCCGGCTTGAGTCCTGAGTCCTGAATCACCCTTCAACTCAACCCAACGGGTCGCGTCCCCTGTCGCGGCCCTTCGCTGAAAGGAACCTCGTGAAGCGCTTCATTCCCGGTTTCCTCCTGGCCGTCCTCCTGGCCGTCCCCGGCACCGCGATGGCTCGTGGGCAGGGCTGGTCCCTGCTGGCGGCGGACACCGTCGGCTCGGGCCGCAACATGTTCAGCGCGCAGATTGGCTTCCCGGGCCTGTCGCTGGGCCTCTTGCACGGCGGCTCGGACAACGTCGATATCGGCGGCAAGTTCAGCTTCAACTGGGGCCGCGAGGGCCTGGTGGACGCGTCCGACGCGGGCATCAAGCTCCAGGGCTGGCTGCGCGTGATGATTGCCCAGACGGACAAGGTGTCCCTGGGCATCACCTTCCAGCCGGGGCCGTTCGTCTACTTCCCGCGGGGCAACACGCTCTTCGGCATGGCGCTGCCGGTGGCGTTCGTGGTGGGCATCCCCGTGGGCAGCGCGCTGATGGTCAACGCCGGCATCGACGTGCCGTTCAACGTCTACATCGGCGAGGGCATCGGGCCGGTCATCCCCATCCTCTTCGGAGGCGGCCTGGAGTACTTCGTGAACAACAACCTCAACGTGAACTTCAACCTGCGGCTGGGGCCCTCCATCGTCCCGCGCTTCGACGACAGCTACTTCACGATGGAAGCGCTGGCGGGCGTGGCCTACCGCTTCTAGACAGGCGTCACGCGGGCGGGGACGTGCTTCCCCGCCCGTGTGGTGGCTCCAGCGGCTACCAGGACGACGTCTGCTCCGGCAGCTCCACCGTGAAGGTGCTGCCCAGGTTGACGCGGCTCTTCACGGTCAGCTTGCCGCCCATGCTCTCCACCAGGGTGCGCGCCACCGTGAGGCCCAGGCCCACGCTCTTCTCCGGGGCCTTGGTCGTGTAGTACGGCGAGAAGATGGCCTGCAGCTCGTCCTCGAAGATGCCGATGCCGGTGTCCTTCACGAAGAGCTGGGGACCGAACTCACCGAACATGTCCGGCAGCTCCACGCCCACGTGCACCACGCGCGGCCGGTCCTTCACGTCCTCCACGGCGTCCACCGCGTTGCAGACGAGCTCCGTCACCACCTGCTCCAACTGACGGCGGTTGAAGACCACCGCGATGGGGTCCTCCGGCAGCACCGCGCGCACGTCCGCGCGGCCCAGGCGGCCGGAAGCGCGCAGGCGGGACACCACCTCCGGCACCACCTCCCGCAGGTCGAAGCGCTGGATGTCCTTGGGGCAGCTGGGGCCCAGCGACAGCAGGTGCTGGCCGTGCAGGCGCATCTGCTCGCCGGCCACGCCCAGCTTGAGCAGCTCCTCGGAGTCCGGGGGCAGCCCCTGGCCCGCGCGGGCGCGCACGTGCTCCAGCGCGCGCTGCAGGCCCACGCCCAGCTGGTCCATCTGCGTCGCCAGGTCCGCGGCGAGCGTGCCCACGCGCGCCAGGCGCTCCATGCGCACCCAGCGGGTGCGCGGGTCCTGAAGCACTTCCCGGACGCCGCCCTGCTCGCGGTGCGCCTTGAGCTCCAGCAGGGTGTGGACGCGCACCTTCAGCTCCAGCGGGTCCAGCGGTTCGGTCGTCAGCAAGTCGTCCACACCTGCCTCCAGCACCTCGCGGCGCGTCTGGCGGTCCGCGGAAGGCGTGAGCATGAGGATGGGGAACTGCGGCGGGGACAGCTCCTCGCGAAGGCGCCGGTACGCGGCCAGGCCCACCGTGCGGGCGCGGTCCACGTCCAGCAGCACCAGGTCCGCGGAGTGGCGGGACACCGCCTCCAGCGCGGCCGTCGTCCCGCTCGCGGGCAGCACGTCGTAGCCGGCCGGCGTCAGGATGGAGCGCACCCGCTCCACTCCGCCGGACTCCACGTCGACCGCGATCACGCGCGGGCGCTGGGGTGACGTCGAGCCTGTTCCCGTCGTCTGCATGTTCACGCCACCCCGGCCTGGAAACCGGATCCGCTTCCGCCCGGAGGCGGTGTGTCGAATCCGGGGGACCGCGTCCCGGAACCGGACAGGGCCAGGTGCCGCCCCTGCTCGATGTCCGTTGCGCAATCCGACATGGGCGCACTCCCTTGCCAGCGCCGTGCCGGACGTCCACCCGAAGCCAGATCAGCCCACACTGGAAACGCAGAAAAACACGCACCAGTAAGGTCAGGGGGTTGGCGGATCGCCCGGGAATGACCAGACGCATCAGGACAGGTGACCGCTTCAGATTTGACGGGTCGGACCTGACCAAAAGTGGAATCCGACCCGGGTCCTGGAATACCCGGACCCTCTCAAAATGGTCAGCGGGATTCCTGCTCGTAGGGGGTGCCCAGCGCGGCCGGGGCATGGCCCCGCTGACCCTGGAGGGCGAGGACGAGGAGGGTCAACAGGTAGGGCAGCGCGAGCAGGAAGCCCTGGGGGACCAGGTCCAGGAGCCAGGGGGCGCTGGAGGCCAGGCCGATCCGCAGCGCGTTGCCGAAGGCGAAGAAGAGCGCGGCGGCGAAGGCCCCCAGCGGCGTCCAGCGGCCGAACACCATGGCGGCCAGGGCCATGAAGCCCAGGCCCGCGGGGGTGTGCTGCTCGAAGCGGTCCAGGACGGCGGTGGACAGCACCGCGCCGCCCAGGCCCGCCATCATCCCGCCGCCCAGCACCGCGCCCCAGCGCAGCGCGGGCACGGACAGGCCCAGCGTGGCCACCGCGTGCGGCTTGTCACCCACGGCGCGCAGGCGCAGGCCCAGCGGGGTGCGCGACAGGAGCAGGTGGAAGAGGAAGGGCAGGGTGAGCGCCAGGTACGTGGGCGCCGCGTGGCCGGACAGCGCGCCCACGAGCGGCACGTGGGACAGGCCCGGGAGGTTCCAGCGCGACAGCTGGGTGATGGCGGGCGTGCCGTTGGGGCCGTAGAGCGACTCCAGGAGGAAGGTGCCTCCCGCCATGGCCACCAGGTTGAGGGCCATGCCGGAGACGACCTGATCCGACCGCCAGCGGATGCTCAGGAAGCCGTGCACCGCGGCGATGCCCGCGCCCGCGGCCATGCCCACGAGCACCGCGAGCGGCGTGGGCATCACGAGCGCCGCGACGGCCGCGCAGAAGGCGCCGGTGCGCATCATGCCCTCCACGCCCACGCTCACCACGCCGGCGCGCTCGGAGAGCATGGCGCCCAGCGCGGCGAACACCAGGGCGGGGGCCGCGTCCAGGGTGGAGAAGAGGAGCGAGTGGAGCACCTCAAGCACGGGGCACCTCGACTCCCGCCTGGGGGGCCTGGGGCGGGGCCGGGGGCTGTGCCTGGGCCAGGGCGCGCTTCTGGCGCCGGTCCAGCAGCGCGAGCCACACCATGCGGCCGGCGACGAAGAGCAGCGCGAAGCCCTGGATGAGCTCCGGGAAGCTCTTGTGCACGCCGAGCAGCTGCATGCGCGTGCCGCCCGCGCGCAGGATACCGAAGACGGCAGCCGACAGCGCCGCGCCCAGCGGGTGGTTGTTGCCGATGAGCGCGATGGCGATGCCGTCGAAGCCGTAGGGCGCGCCCAGCGAGCCCGGGTAGCGCCCCTCCGTGCCCAGCACCAGCACCGCGCCGGCCAGGCCCGCCAGCGCGCCCGCGAGCGCCATGGCCCCGCCCGCGCGCCACAGCGTGGGGATGCCCGCGGCCCGGGCTGCTTCCGGCGTGAGGCCCACGGCGCGCGTCTCGTAGCCGGAGCGCGTGCGGGACAGCCACACCCAGACGCCCAGCGCGGCGGCCAGCGCCAGCGGGAAGCCCAGGTTGAGGCGCGAGCTGTCCCCCAGCAGCCGGGGCAGCTGCGCGGTGGGGAGGATTTCGGCGGTGCCGGTGATGGACGACGCGCCCTCCGCCACGGCGCGCAGCGGGCCGATGACGAGCCAGTTGTCCACCAGGCTCACCGCCACCCAGTTGAGCATGATGGTGGAGATGACCTCGTGCACGCCGCGCTTGAGCTTCAGCACGCCCGCGATGCTGGCCCACGCCGCGCCCGCGACGGCGGCGGCGAGGAGGGCCAGCGGGACGTGGAGCACGCCCGGCAGCGACACGTGCGCGCCCACGAGCGCCGCGGCCAGCGCGCCCCAGATCATCTGGCCCTGCGCGCCGATGTTGAACAGGCCGACCTTGAAGGCCACCGCGACTGACAGGCCGGTGAGGGTGAGCAGCGCGGCCTTCATCGCGGCCTCGCCCAGGGGGCGCAGCACGGCCGTGTCGCTGCCGCCGTCCAGGAACGCGGGCCAGTTGCCCACGCCGCCCCAGAGCATCTGGAGGTAGGCGCGCGTGGCGGTGTCCGCGTCGCGCGTGAGGGCGATGGTCAGCCAGCACACCGCGAGCGCCAGCAGCACGGAGAGCACCGACGGCAGCACCTGCCGCGTCCGCTCACCCATGGCTTCCCTCCGCGCCCAGCATGCGGCGGCCCAGCTCGCGCTCGTCCAGGTGCTCGCGCGTGAAGTGCCCCGTCACGCGGCCCTCGTAGAGGACGTAGACGCGGTCGGACAGGGCCAGCACTTCCTCCAGGTCCAGCGACACCATCACCACTCCCGCACCCCGGGCCTTCGCCTCGCGAAGCCGCGCGTGCACCTGCGCCACCGCGCCAATGTCCAGCCCGCGCGTGGGCTGCACGACGACGAGCAGCCTCGGCTCCGCGTCCAGCTCGCGCGCCACCACGACCTTCTGCTGGTTGCCGCCGGACAGCGCCTGGAGCGCCACCGTCGGGTCGGGCGGGCGCACGTCGTAGGTGCTCAGCAACTGGTTCGTGCGGTCGCGGCGGCCCTTGAAGTCCACCCACGGCCCGCGAGCGAACGGCGGCTGCCGGTGCCGGCCCAGGGCCACGTTCTCCTCCACCGTCATCGCCTTGACCACCGCGCGAGCCAGGCGGTCCTCGGGGACGTGGCCCACGCCGCGCGCCTTGGCCAGCGCCGGGGTGAGCCCCGCGAGGGGACCGCCCAGCAGCGTGCCCTCGCCGCCGTCCAGCTTGCGCAGGCCCGTGAGCACCTCCGCCAGCTCCCGCTGCCCGTTGCCATCCACCCCGGCGATGCCGACGATTTCCCCCGCGCGCACGGTGAGGCTCACGCCCTGGAGCGCGGGACGGCCGCTCTCGCCCGTGGCCCGCAGGTCCTTCGCTTCGAGCACGACCGGGCCCGTCACCGCCGTGGGCGCGTGCGGTTCCACGGGCGCGGGGGGCAGTGACGCCGTCGCGCCGGTGGTGCCGGTGCCCGCCAGGCCGGCGGTCGCGGCAGCCGTCGCGGGCACGCCGGTCAGCGCGGCACCCCTCGAACTCTCGCCCACCATCAGCGTGGCCAGCTCGGAGACGGTGGTCTCGCTGGGGCGCACCTCCGCCACGGTGCGGCCCCGGCGCATCACCGCCACGCGGTCCGCCACGCCCAGCACTTCCTTCAGCTTGTGACTGATGAGCACCACCGTGCGGCCCTGCGCCACCAGCCCGCGCATCACCTGCGACAGCTCGTCCGACTCCTGCGGCGTGAGCACGGCGGTGGGCTCGTCCAGGATGAGCACCTGCGCGCCCCGGTGCAGCGCCTTGACGATCTCCACCTTCTGCTGCGAGCCCACCGTGAGCGTGTCCACGCGGGCGCGCGGATCCAACTGGAAGCCGAAGCGCTTCGCCGTGGCCGCGACCTCGTCACAGGCGCGGTCCAGGTCCAGCAGGCCGCGCCTGGTGGGCTCGCGGCCCAGCACCACGTTCTCCGCCACCGTCAGCGTGGGCACGAGCATGAAGTGCTGGTGCACCATGCCGATGCCCCGGGCGATGGCGTCGCGCGGGCTCTTGAAGCGCACCGGCTTGCCGTCCATGTGAAATGTGCCCGCGTCCGGGTGGTAGAGCCCGTAGAGCACGTTCATCAGGCTGGACTTGCCCGCGCCGTTCTCGCCCACCACGGCGAGCAGCTCACCCGGGCGGATGTCCAGCGACGCGTCCTCCAGGGACACGCACGACCCGAAGCGCTTCGCGATGTGCTGGAGGGAGATCAGGGCTGCGCGACCTGGAAGGAGGACAGCTCCGCCTGCGTGCCCGGCACGGAAAGCTTCCCGGCGAGGATCTGCTGCCGCAGCGCCTCCACCTTCTGGAGCGCCTCCGCCTTGCCCGGGAACTCCACGCGCACGTCCGCCATGCCCACGCCGTTCTCCTTGAGGCCCAGCACCTGCTCACCCGCCGTCAGCTTGCCGTCCACCAGGTCCTTCGCCGCCTGATACACGGCCAGGTCGCTGTGCTTCACCATGGACGTGAGGATGGCGTCTGGCGCCAGGTGGGACTGATCCGAGTCCACGCCGATGGCGAACACCGTCTTGCCCGCCGCCCGCGCCTCCTTCACCGCCTGGATGACGCCCAGTCCGTCCGTCCCCGCCGCGTGGAAGATGACGTCCGCGCCCTTGGCGATGAGGTCCTGCGCCACCTCCTTGCCCGCGGACACGCTGTTGAAGCTGCCCGTGTACACGCCCATCAGCGCGTCCGCCGCCTTCGCGTTCGTGGTGCGCACGCCCGCGCGGTAGCCCACGTCGAAGCGCTTGATGAGGGGGACTTCAATGCCGCCCACGAAGCCCACCTTGTTCGTCTTCGTCACCAGCCCCGCCAGCGCGCCCACGAGGAAGCTGCCCTCCTGCTCCTTGAAGAGCACCGTGCGCACGTTGGGCAGCGACTTGGGCTTGCCCTGCGCGTCCAGCAACTGGCTGTCGATGAGCAGGAACTTCGCGTCCGGGTTTTCGGTGGCCACGTCACGCACCGCGTTGGCCAGCAGGTATCCGTTGCCGATGGTCAGCTTCGCGCCCTGCTCCACGAGCAGCTGGAGGTTGGGGGCGTAGTCCTCCTGCGCCTTGCTCTGGAGCACCAGCGGCTGCACCGGCAGCGGCTTCACTTCCGGTGCGAGCGCCGCGAGGTCGGAGGAGATGGACTGACGCACTTCGCCAGCGGGGGCGTCCACGTACTTGCCGCCCTCGTACTTCTTGCCGGCGGCCCACAGCTCCAGGCCGCGCAGGGCCGCGTCGTTGAACGAGTGGTCACCCCGGCCGCCCACGTCGATGACGAGCCCCACGACGACGGGTTTTCCCTCGGAGGGCTTCGTGGCGGTGGAGGCCTGGGCAGGCGCCTTGGGGGCGTCCTCGGACTTCTTGGAACAGGCGCACAGGAGCGCGGCCAGGGCGAGCACGTGGAGTCGACGGAGCATCATGGGGCTGGCTATCTACCAGATGCGGCCAGGGCTTTCCTTCTGCTATGGCCTTGCCCCGTGCAACCCTACGAGCTCATCAAGGCCAAGCGCGACGGCGGCAAGCTGGACCCGTCCGACATCCAGGCGTTCATCCAGGCGTACACCGCCGGCACCGTGGCCGACTACCAGATGGCCGCCATGTGCATGGCCATCTTCTTCAAGGGGCTGGACTCCCGGGAGCTGGG is a genomic window of Corallococcus macrosporus containing:
- a CDS encoding BMP family lipoprotein — encoded protein: MLRRLHVLALAALLCACSKKSEDAPKAPAQASTATKPSEGKPVVVGLVIDVGGRGDHSFNDAALRGLELWAAGKKYEGGKYVDAPAGEVRQSISSDLAALAPEVKPLPVQPLVLQSKAQEDYAPNLQLLVEQGAKLTIGNGYLLANAVRDVATENPDAKFLLIDSQLLDAQGKPKSLPNVRTVLFKEQEGSFLVGALAGLVTKTNKVGFVGGIEVPLIKRFDVGYRAGVRTTNAKAADALMGVYTGSFNSVSAGKEVAQDLIAKGADVIFHAAGTDGLGVIQAVKEARAAGKTVFAIGVDSDQSHLAPDAILTSMVKHSDLAVYQAAKDLVDGKLTAGEQVLGLKENGVGMADVRVEFPGKAEALQKVEALRQQILAGKLSVPGTQAELSSFQVAQP
- a CDS encoding ABC transporter permease subunit, with product MLEVLHSLLFSTLDAAPALVFAALGAMLSERAGVVSVGVEGMMRTGAFCAAVAALVMPTPLAVLVGMAAGAGIAAVHGFLSIRWRSDQVVSGMALNLVAMAGGTFLLESLYGPNGTPAITQLSRWNLPGLSHVPLVGALSGHAAPTYLALTLPFLFHLLLSRTPLGLRLRAVGDKPHAVATLGLSVPALRWGAVLGGGMMAGLGGAVLSTAVLDRFEQHTPAGLGFMALAAMVFGRWTPLGAFAAALFFAFGNALRIGLASSAPWLLDLVPQGFLLALPYLLTLLVLALQGQRGHAPAALGTPYEQESR
- a CDS encoding ABC transporter permease; its protein translation is MGERTRQVLPSVLSVLLALAVCWLTIALTRDADTATRAYLQMLWGGVGNWPAFLDGGSDTAVLRPLGEAAMKAALLTLTGLSVAVAFKVGLFNIGAQGQMIWGALAAALVGAHVSLPGVLHVPLALLAAAVAGAAWASIAGVLKLKRGVHEVISTIMLNWVAVSLVDNWLVIGPLRAVAEGASSITGTAEILPTAQLPRLLGDSSRLNLGFPLALAAALGVWVWLSRTRSGYETRAVGLTPEAARAAGIPTLWRAGGAMALAGALAGLAGAVLVLGTEGRYPGSLGAPYGFDGIAIALIGNNHPLGAALSAAVFGILRAGGTRMQLLGVHKSFPELIQGFALLFVAGRMVWLALLDRRQKRALAQAQPPAPPQAPQAGVEVPRA
- a CDS encoding sensor histidine kinase, which codes for MIAVDVESGGVERVRSILTPAGYDVLPASGTTAALEAVSRHSADLVLLDVDRARTVGLAAYRRLREELSPPQFPILMLTPSADRQTRREVLEAGVDDLLTTEPLDPLELKVRVHTLLELKAHREQGGVREVLQDPRTRWVRMERLARVGTLAADLATQMDQLGVGLQRALEHVRARAGQGLPPDSEELLKLGVAGEQMRLHGQHLLSLGPSCPKDIQRFDLREVVPEVVSRLRASGRLGRADVRAVLPEDPIAVVFNRRQLEQVVTELVCNAVDAVEDVKDRPRVVHVGVELPDMFGEFGPQLFVKDTGIGIFEDELQAIFSPYYTTKAPEKSVGLGLTVARTLVESMGGKLTVKSRVNLGSTFTVELPEQTSSW
- the deoC gene encoding deoxyribose-phosphate aldolase, which encodes MPSDAEAFFTVLEELVDQARHRLHAWKVQQEAVPAPAAVLNAEPPRPPGVKTATARVDPATLQKATDLAPYIDHTLLKPEARAEDVVRVAEEARQYGFATVCVNSCHVATAARVLAGSSAVPIAVVGFPLGAALSSAKAFEAREAIRAGAREIDMVINLGALKAHDYQRVHQDIAEVVQASHPLPVKVILETGHLTDEEKVIACALSKAAGAAFVKTSTGFGPGGATVKDIELMRAVVGDEVGVKASGGVRSAEDAVKLIRAGANRLGASASVAIVTGQISTAQY
- a CDS encoding ATP-binding cassette domain-containing protein, which translates into the protein MSLEDASLDIRPGELLAVVGENGAGKSSLMNVLYGLYHPDAGTFHMDGKPVRFKSPRDAIARGIGMVHQHFMLVPTLTVAENVVLGREPTRRGLLDLDRACDEVAATAKRFGFQLDPRARVDTLTVGSQQKVEIVKALHRGAQVLILDEPTAVLTPQESDELSQVMRGLVAQGRTVVLISHKLKEVLGVADRVAVMRRGRTVAEVRPSETTVSELATLMVGESSRGAALTGVPATAAATAGLAGTGTTGATASLPPAPVEPHAPTAVTGPVVLEAKDLRATGESGRPALQGVSLTVRAGEIVGIAGVDGNGQRELAEVLTGLRKLDGGEGTLLGGPLAGLTPALAKARGVGHVPEDRLARAVVKAMTVEENVALGRHRQPPFARGPWVDFKGRRDRTNQLLSTYDVRPPDPTVALQALSGGNQQKVVVARELDAEPRLLVVVQPTRGLDIGAVAQVHARLREAKARGAGVVMVSLDLEEVLALSDRVYVLYEGRVTGHFTREHLDERELGRRMLGAEGSHG
- a CDS encoding TraR/DksA C4-type zinc finger protein: MTPKQREDFLQQLLALHAELSGKTPLRIEPNRTDEARVGGDEDEQPLNEMMQTIASSRNRNTDGTLARVVKALGKLREDPDSFGECEECGDEIPLGRLKAMPYAEFCVACQNNKDGPKGPVRRKHLTDYKG
- a CDS encoding phospho-sugar mutase codes for the protein MDTTGLRERAEAWRKADPDPETQAELANVLAKQDWADLADRFAQDLEFGTAGLRGVLGAGPNRMNRAVVRRTTAGLARYLKATVPDVTTRGVVVGRDARRLSKELAEDTAAVFVAEGIPAHVFPEPVPTPVTAFAVLHLNAAAAVMVTASHNPPEYNGYKVYWGNGAQIVPPQDVGIADAIAKVEAANAVPLLTPAEGRAKGLWRDLPEDVGNAYLRAILDLRLYRKGSDTLSIVYTAMHGVGGAWAALALKEAGFPRVTPVAEQQQPDGRFPTVRFPNPEEPGAMDLSLATAERVKADLVLANDPDADRLAVMARDASGKLRLLTGNEVGVLLGHYVLTQGTKRARPHVVTTIVSSTQLGEIARGLDAAYDEVLTGFKWIANRALERTAKEGTQFVFGYEEALGYTVGTATRDKDGVGAALVMADLAAWCEARGVTVLGYLEEIQRRFGLHVGAQRNVTLPGAAGAQTIRAIMEAFRASPPKDIGGTRVSAVRDYQKGEGGLPPSNVVAFALEGGGRVTLRPSGTEPKIKYYFEHKETPGPGEPLPQARQRAEAKLGALIDAFLALARDRGQPA